From one Burkholderia latens genomic stretch:
- the nirD gene encoding nitrite reductase small subunit NirD — MNDRLPLSWIRVCPLDDIVPNTGVCALVNGEQVAVFHVAHPEGGVFAIDNVDPVSQAAVMSRGLIGSVGERIVVASPLYKQHFDLRTGECLESPEQSVSAYPSRVEDGFVWVAA; from the coding sequence ATGAACGACCGTCTTCCGCTGTCCTGGATCCGCGTGTGCCCGCTCGACGACATCGTGCCGAACACCGGCGTATGCGCGCTCGTCAACGGCGAGCAGGTCGCGGTGTTTCATGTCGCGCATCCCGAAGGCGGGGTGTTCGCGATCGACAACGTCGATCCTGTGTCGCAGGCGGCCGTGATGTCTCGCGGGCTGATCGGCAGCGTCGGCGAGCGCATCGTCGTCGCATCGCCGCTGTACAAGCAGCATTTCGATCTGCGAACCGGCGAATGTCTCGAATCGCCCGAGCAATCGGTGAGCGCGTATCCGTCACGCGTCGAGGACGGTTTCGTGTGGGTGGCGGCGTGA
- the nirB gene encoding nitrite reductase large subunit NirB: MKLIVIGHGMVGHKLLECVATHAGAADPLQVTVLGEEPRPAYDRVHLSEFFAGKSAEDLSLVEPGFFDTHPQFDLRLNTRVASIDRAAHTVTLASGETLAYDKLVLATGSRPFVPPVPGHDRTGCFVYRTIEDLEAMQAAGAQAKRGVVIGGGLLGLECAKALRDMGLDTHVVEFAPRLMAVQVDDGGGRMLRAKIEALGVTVHTGKNTLEIVDGEDGAHRMAFADGSHLDADMIVFSAGIRARDELARACGLDIGPRGGVAIDDACRTSDADIYAIGECAAWNGMVYGLVAPGYDMARVVAKHLAGDAGAVFAGADMSTKLKLMGVDVASIGDAHGATAGSRTYQYADERRQVYKKLVVSDCGKFLHGAVMVGDASEYGTLLQMMLNRIELPEQPEFLILPSSDGAAKPALGVDALPEGAQICSCNNVSKSQICAAVADGATSLGALKSCTGAGTSCGGCVPLVTQIMKAEMKKQGLAVNNHLCEHFAHSRQELFHLIRVERITTFDDLLRKHGRGLGCDVCKPAVAGILASCFNEFVLKKEHAGLQDSNDYYLANIQRDGTYSVVPRMPGGEVTPEGLIAVGQVAKKYGLYTKITGGQRVDLFGARVEQLPSIWEELIAAGFESGHAYGKAVRTVKSCVGSTWCRYGVDDSVGLAIDIEHRYKGLRAPHKIKFGVSGCTRECAEAQGKDVGIIATEKGWNLYVCGNGGMKPRHAELIASDLDRDTLIRYIDRFLMFYVRTADRLQRTSVWRDNLEGGLDYLIDVVVHDKLGIAAELEADMQHVVDTYECEWKKAVTDPDTRKRFRHFVNSDAPDTTIAFVETRGQIRPATPDERVRGKPVAIPVVAEPATV; the protein is encoded by the coding sequence ATGAAACTCATCGTCATCGGCCACGGGATGGTCGGCCACAAGCTCCTCGAATGCGTGGCGACGCATGCAGGCGCGGCCGACCCGCTGCAGGTCACCGTGCTCGGCGAAGAGCCGCGCCCGGCATACGACCGCGTACATCTGTCCGAATTCTTCGCGGGCAAGTCGGCGGAGGATCTGTCGCTCGTCGAGCCGGGCTTCTTCGACACGCATCCGCAGTTCGATCTGCGCCTGAACACGCGCGTCGCATCGATCGATCGCGCCGCGCACACCGTCACGCTCGCATCCGGCGAAACGCTTGCCTACGACAAGCTGGTGCTCGCGACCGGCTCGCGCCCGTTCGTGCCGCCGGTGCCGGGCCACGACCGCACGGGCTGCTTCGTGTACCGGACCATCGAGGATCTCGAAGCGATGCAGGCCGCAGGCGCGCAGGCGAAGCGCGGCGTGGTGATCGGCGGCGGGCTGCTGGGCCTCGAGTGCGCGAAAGCGCTGCGCGACATGGGGCTCGATACGCACGTGGTGGAATTCGCGCCGCGGCTGATGGCCGTGCAGGTCGACGACGGCGGCGGCCGGATGCTGCGCGCGAAGATCGAGGCGCTCGGCGTGACCGTGCACACGGGCAAGAACACGCTCGAGATCGTCGACGGCGAAGACGGCGCGCACCGGATGGCGTTCGCGGACGGGTCGCATCTGGACGCCGACATGATCGTGTTCTCGGCGGGCATCCGCGCGCGCGACGAACTGGCCCGCGCGTGCGGGCTCGACATCGGCCCGCGCGGCGGCGTCGCGATCGACGACGCATGCCGCACGAGCGACGCCGACATCTACGCGATCGGCGAATGCGCGGCATGGAACGGGATGGTGTATGGCCTCGTCGCGCCGGGCTACGACATGGCGCGTGTGGTCGCGAAGCACCTCGCGGGCGACGCCGGCGCCGTGTTCGCCGGCGCCGACATGAGCACCAAGCTGAAGCTGATGGGCGTCGACGTCGCGAGCATCGGCGACGCGCACGGCGCGACGGCCGGCAGCCGCACGTACCAGTACGCGGACGAGCGCCGCCAGGTCTACAAGAAGCTGGTGGTGTCGGACTGCGGCAAGTTCCTGCATGGTGCGGTGATGGTCGGCGACGCCTCCGAATACGGCACGCTGCTGCAGATGATGCTGAACCGCATCGAGCTGCCCGAGCAGCCCGAATTCCTGATTTTGCCGTCGTCGGACGGCGCGGCGAAGCCTGCGCTCGGCGTCGACGCGCTGCCGGAAGGCGCACAAATCTGCTCGTGCAACAACGTGTCGAAGTCGCAGATCTGCGCGGCGGTGGCCGACGGCGCGACGAGCCTCGGCGCGCTGAAGTCGTGCACGGGTGCGGGCACGTCGTGCGGCGGCTGCGTGCCGCTCGTCACGCAGATCATGAAGGCCGAGATGAAGAAGCAGGGCCTGGCCGTCAACAACCATCTGTGCGAGCACTTCGCGCATTCGCGGCAGGAGCTGTTCCATCTGATCCGCGTCGAGCGGATCACGACGTTCGACGACCTGCTGCGCAAGCACGGCCGCGGCCTCGGCTGCGACGTGTGCAAGCCGGCCGTCGCCGGCATCCTCGCATCGTGCTTCAACGAATTCGTGCTGAAGAAGGAGCATGCGGGGCTGCAGGATTCGAACGACTACTACCTCGCGAACATCCAGCGCGACGGCACGTATTCGGTCGTGCCGCGGATGCCGGGCGGCGAAGTGACGCCGGAAGGATTGATCGCAGTCGGCCAGGTCGCGAAGAAGTACGGGCTCTACACGAAGATCACCGGCGGCCAGCGCGTCGACCTGTTCGGCGCGCGCGTCGAGCAACTGCCGTCGATCTGGGAAGAGCTGATCGCGGCCGGCTTCGAATCGGGCCACGCATACGGCAAGGCGGTGCGCACCGTGAAGTCGTGCGTCGGCTCGACGTGGTGCCGCTACGGCGTCGACGATTCGGTCGGCCTCGCGATCGACATCGAACACCGCTACAAGGGGCTGCGCGCGCCGCACAAGATCAAGTTCGGCGTGTCGGGCTGCACGCGCGAGTGCGCGGAAGCCCAGGGCAAGGACGTCGGCATCATCGCGACCGAGAAGGGCTGGAACCTGTACGTGTGCGGCAACGGCGGGATGAAGCCGCGCCACGCGGAACTGATCGCGTCCGACCTCGATCGCGACACGCTGATCCGCTACATCGACCGCTTCCTGATGTTCTACGTGCGCACGGCCGACCGGCTGCAGCGCACGAGCGTGTGGCGCGACAACCTCGAAGGCGGGCTCGACTACCTGATCGACGTCGTCGTGCACGACAAGCTCGGGATCGCGGCCGAACTCGAAGCCGACATGCAGCATGTGGTCGACACGTACGAATGCGAATGGAAGAAGGCCGTCACCGATCCGGACACGCGCAAGCGCTTCCGCCACTTCGTGAACAGCGACGCGCCCGACACGACCATCGCGTTCGTCGAGACCCGCGGGCAGATTCGTCCCGCGACGCCCGACGAGCGCGTGCGCGGCAAGCCTGTCGCGATTCCGGTCGTCGCCGAACCCGCAACCGTTTGA
- a CDS encoding MFS transporter → MTDKATRIDLFSFRTAPMRAFHMTWMAFFVCFFAWFACAPLMPLISREFHLTAAQVANINIAAVAATIAVRLLVGPMCDRFGPRRVYAGLLLMGAIPVFAVSFTHDYLSFLICRLGIGAIGAGFVITQYHTSVMFAPNVVGTANATTAGWGNAGAGATQAMMPLLVAAGVMLGFGDDASWRVALIVPGIAMLAMAWAYWRFTQDCPQGDFVALRKQGVTVDSGKKGGWGSFFTACGNYRVWMLFVTYGACFGVEVFIHNIAALYYVDHFKLSLKDAGFAVGLFGLLALFARALGGWLSDRIAARRSLDVRAMLLCALIVGEGLGLIWFSHAQGIGMALVAMLTFGLFTHMACGATYALVPFIDRNALGGVAGIVGAGGNVGAVAASFLLKGMGDVQYTLSMLGLIVTATALCAMAVRFSEEHKAREAALRDRALAAANAAN, encoded by the coding sequence ATGACCGACAAAGCAACCCGTATCGATCTCTTCAGCTTCCGCACCGCGCCGATGCGCGCGTTCCACATGACGTGGATGGCATTCTTCGTGTGCTTCTTCGCGTGGTTCGCGTGCGCGCCGCTGATGCCGCTGATTTCACGCGAATTCCATCTCACCGCCGCGCAGGTCGCGAACATCAACATCGCCGCGGTGGCCGCGACGATCGCGGTGCGGCTGCTGGTCGGCCCGATGTGCGACCGCTTCGGCCCGCGCCGCGTGTATGCGGGCCTGCTCCTGATGGGCGCGATCCCCGTGTTCGCGGTGTCGTTCACGCACGACTACCTGTCGTTCCTGATCTGCCGCCTCGGCATCGGCGCGATCGGCGCGGGCTTCGTGATCACGCAGTACCACACGTCGGTGATGTTCGCGCCGAACGTGGTCGGCACCGCGAATGCGACGACGGCCGGCTGGGGCAATGCGGGCGCGGGCGCGACGCAGGCGATGATGCCGCTGCTCGTTGCCGCCGGCGTGATGCTCGGCTTCGGCGACGACGCGTCGTGGCGTGTCGCGCTGATCGTGCCGGGAATCGCGATGCTGGCGATGGCCTGGGCGTACTGGCGCTTCACGCAGGATTGCCCGCAAGGCGATTTCGTCGCGCTGCGCAAGCAGGGCGTGACGGTCGACAGCGGCAAGAAGGGCGGCTGGGGGAGCTTCTTCACCGCATGCGGCAACTATCGCGTGTGGATGCTGTTCGTCACATACGGCGCATGCTTCGGCGTCGAAGTGTTCATCCACAACATCGCCGCGCTGTACTACGTCGATCACTTCAAGCTGTCGCTGAAGGACGCCGGTTTCGCGGTCGGGCTGTTCGGCCTGCTCGCGCTGTTCGCGCGCGCGCTCGGCGGCTGGCTGTCCGACCGCATCGCCGCGCGCCGCAGCCTCGACGTGCGCGCGATGCTGCTGTGCGCGCTGATCGTCGGCGAAGGGCTCGGACTCATCTGGTTCTCGCATGCACAGGGGATCGGCATGGCGCTCGTCGCGATGCTCACGTTCGGCCTGTTCACGCACATGGCGTGCGGCGCGACCTACGCACTCGTGCCTTTCATCGATCGCAACGCACTCGGCGGCGTCGCGGGGATCGTCGGCGCGGGCGGCAACGTCGGCGCGGTAGCCGCGTCCTTCCTGCTGAAGGGCATGGGCGACGTGCAGTACACGCTGAGCATGCTCGGCCTGATCGTCACAGCGACCGCGCTGTGCGCGATGGCCGTGCGCTTCAGCGAAGAACACAAGGCACGCGAGGCCGCGCTGCGCGATCGCGCGCTGGCTGCCGCCAACGCCGCGAACTGA
- the cobA gene encoding uroporphyrinogen-III C-methyltransferase — MTTGKVTLLGAGPGDPDLLTLKAAKALAAADVLLLDDLVAPGIVELAPHARVIRVGKRGGCRSTPQAFIEKLMRRYALRGAHVVRVKGGDALLFGRAGEELATLRAAAIPVDIVNGISSGFAAAASLGISLTHREHCQGVTFVTAHRQDHGEPDWAALAATGTTLAIYMGMSRVDNIAAGLLAALPAATPAAAVQWAGTPRERRWTGTLGGLAHGVAAAGLGSPAVMLVGAAIGEASVQQTDAAALAMLSRAA; from the coding sequence ATGACGACAGGCAAAGTCACGCTGCTGGGCGCCGGGCCCGGCGACCCCGATCTCCTGACGCTGAAGGCCGCGAAGGCGCTGGCAGCAGCCGACGTGTTGCTGCTCGACGATCTCGTCGCGCCCGGCATCGTCGAACTCGCACCGCACGCGCGCGTGATCCGCGTCGGCAAGCGCGGCGGCTGCCGCTCCACGCCCCAGGCGTTCATCGAGAAGCTGATGCGCCGCTACGCGCTGCGCGGCGCGCACGTCGTGCGCGTGAAAGGCGGCGACGCACTGCTGTTCGGCCGCGCCGGCGAAGAACTTGCGACGCTGCGCGCCGCCGCGATTCCGGTCGACATCGTCAACGGCATCTCGTCGGGCTTCGCGGCTGCCGCGAGCCTCGGCATCTCGCTCACGCACCGCGAGCACTGTCAGGGCGTGACGTTCGTCACCGCGCACCGCCAGGATCACGGCGAGCCGGACTGGGCGGCGCTTGCCGCCACCGGCACCACGCTCGCGATCTACATGGGCATGAGCCGCGTCGACAACATCGCGGCCGGCCTGCTCGCCGCGCTGCCCGCCGCGACACCCGCCGCCGCCGTGCAATGGGCCGGCACGCCGCGCGAGCGCCGCTGGACCGGCACGCTCGGCGGTCTCGCGCACGGTGTCGCCGCGGCCGGACTCGGCAGCCCGGCCGTGATGCTCGTCGGCGCGGCGATCGGCGAAGCGTCCGTGCAGCAGACCGATGCTGCCGCGCTCGCGATGCTGTCGCGGGCCGCGTAA
- a CDS encoding ANTAR domain-containing response regulator yields the protein MSSSAPSARLRVLLVTDTDKPIGELGDALARLGYEMLNDVATPARLPAAVEEQRPDVVIIDTDSPSRDTLEQLAVMHATAPRPVLMFSHDADQALIHAAVGAGVSAYLVEGLSAERLAPILEVALARFSHDDALRRRLADVERELAERKLIDRAKRLLMDRRRLSEHDAYALLRKRAMDQGLRIVDVARQLVDASPH from the coding sequence ATGAGTTCGTCCGCCCCGTCCGCACGCCTGCGCGTGCTGCTCGTCACGGATACAGACAAGCCGATCGGCGAGCTCGGCGATGCGCTCGCGCGCCTCGGCTACGAAATGCTGAACGACGTCGCGACGCCCGCGCGCCTGCCCGCCGCCGTCGAGGAGCAGCGCCCCGACGTCGTGATCATCGATACCGATTCGCCGTCGCGCGACACGCTCGAGCAACTGGCCGTGATGCACGCGACCGCGCCGCGCCCCGTGCTGATGTTCAGCCACGATGCGGACCAGGCGCTGATTCATGCGGCCGTCGGCGCGGGCGTGAGCGCGTATCTCGTCGAAGGGCTGTCGGCCGAGCGTCTCGCGCCCATCCTCGAAGTCGCGCTCGCGCGCTTCTCGCACGACGATGCATTGCGCCGCCGCCTCGCCGACGTCGAGCGCGAACTCGCCGAACGCAAGCTGATCGATCGCGCGAAGCGCCTGCTGATGGATCGGCGCAGGCTGTCCGAACACGATGCGTATGCGCTGCTGCGCAAGCGCGCAATGGACCAGGGGCTGCGCATCGTCGACGTCGCGCGGCAACTGGTCGACGCGTCACCTCATTGA
- a CDS encoding CmpA/NrtA family ABC transporter substrate-binding protein, which produces MNTPFPAAPERAHLRLGFVALSDAAPLIVAQRLNLGARHGLTLALSRQPSWAAVRDKLLTGELDAAHALYGLVCGLQLGIGGPQTDMAALMVLNRNGQAITFARGLADAYRASGDARAAFATLGRKPLLAQTFPTGTHAMWLNYWLASHGIDPLRDVRSVVIPPPEMVAALASGELDGFCAGEPWHAVADACGAGRTVAVTSEIWPDHPEKVLAARREFVALYPATARALIRTLVDACAWLDDDAHRREAAGWLASPDALGVPARLIAPRLLGDYGAGPFVQPPLPIRFHDGGAVNRPDPRDGMWFLSQYRRWGMLDAAHDDAAIAAAIAQTALYDAAVAEGGAAAM; this is translated from the coding sequence ATGAATACTCCATTTCCCGCCGCGCCGGAACGCGCGCATCTTCGCCTCGGGTTCGTCGCGCTGAGCGACGCGGCCCCGCTGATCGTCGCGCAGCGGCTGAACCTCGGCGCGCGCCACGGCCTGACGCTCGCGTTGAGCCGCCAGCCGTCCTGGGCCGCCGTGCGCGACAAGCTGCTGACGGGCGAGCTCGACGCCGCGCACGCGCTGTACGGGCTCGTATGCGGATTGCAGCTCGGCATCGGCGGCCCGCAGACCGACATGGCCGCGCTGATGGTCCTCAACCGCAACGGCCAGGCGATCACGTTCGCGCGCGGGCTAGCCGACGCCTATCGCGCGAGCGGCGACGCACGCGCGGCGTTCGCGACGCTCGGCCGCAAACCGCTGCTCGCGCAGACCTTTCCGACCGGCACGCATGCAATGTGGCTCAACTACTGGCTCGCATCGCACGGCATCGATCCGCTGCGCGACGTGCGCAGCGTCGTGATCCCGCCGCCGGAGATGGTTGCGGCGCTCGCGAGCGGCGAACTCGACGGCTTCTGTGCGGGCGAGCCGTGGCACGCGGTCGCCGACGCGTGCGGCGCTGGCCGGACCGTCGCCGTCACGAGCGAGATCTGGCCCGATCATCCGGAGAAGGTGCTGGCCGCGCGACGCGAATTCGTCGCGCTCTATCCGGCCACCGCGCGCGCATTGATCCGCACGCTCGTCGATGCATGCGCATGGCTCGACGACGACGCCCATCGCCGTGAAGCCGCCGGCTGGCTCGCGTCGCCGGATGCGCTCGGCGTACCGGCGCGGCTGATCGCGCCGCGCCTGCTCGGCGACTACGGCGCGGGGCCGTTCGTGCAGCCGCCGCTGCCGATCCGGTTCCACGATGGCGGCGCCGTGAACCGGCCCGATCCGCGCGACGGCATGTGGTTCCTGTCGCAATACCGGCGTTGGGGCATGCTCGACGCCGCGCATGACGACGCGGCGATCGCCGCGGCAATCGCGCAAACGGCGTTGTATGATGCTGCGGTCGCCGAAGGCGGCGCTGCGGCCATGTGA
- a CDS encoding uracil-DNA glycosylase family protein, with protein sequence MPKPPRTPLDVLLTEIRACRACEADLPLGPRPVVRAHRDARILIVGQAPGARVHASGIPWDDASGKRLRDWLGVDADTFYDDTRFAIVPMGFCYPGRGAGGDNPPRPECAPRWNARLLGELPSLRLTLLIGQYAQRYFLRDSRKATLTDTVGAWRDYGPGVLPLPHPSPRNQAWFKHHPWFDAEVVPELRRRVAPLVAR encoded by the coding sequence ATGCCGAAACCACCGCGCACGCCACTCGACGTGCTGCTCACCGAAATCCGCGCTTGCCGCGCATGCGAAGCCGACCTGCCGCTCGGCCCGCGCCCTGTCGTGCGCGCGCATCGCGACGCACGCATCCTGATCGTCGGCCAAGCGCCCGGCGCCCGCGTCCACGCGAGCGGCATCCCGTGGGACGATGCGAGCGGCAAGCGGCTGCGCGACTGGCTCGGCGTCGACGCCGACACGTTCTACGACGACACGCGCTTCGCGATCGTGCCGATGGGGTTTTGCTACCCGGGCCGCGGCGCGGGCGGCGACAACCCGCCGCGCCCCGAATGCGCACCGCGGTGGAACGCGCGGCTGCTCGGCGAACTGCCGTCGCTCCGGCTCACGCTACTGATCGGCCAGTACGCGCAACGGTACTTCCTGCGCGACTCGCGCAAGGCCACGCTGACCGACACGGTCGGCGCGTGGCGCGACTACGGCCCCGGCGTGCTGCCGCTGCCGCATCCGTCTCCGCGCAACCAGGCATGGTTCAAACATCATCCGTGGTTCGATGCCGAGGTCGTGCCCGAACTGCGCCGGCGCGTCGCGCCGCTGGTCGCACGCTGA